The DNA region GCCAGCAACCGGTTCAGATTAGCGCCCGGCCGCAGCATCAGCTCGTTGTACTTAGTCATGTACTCCCAGGAAAACGTCTCCACGACCACGCCGCGCGTGTTGCGGATCACGTCCTCCAGTTTGAAGATCTGCCCTTCGGAAATCTTCTTCGAATCCTTCACCCCCGCCGCGAGCCACGACTCCACCGCATCGCGATCCGCAATCACCGTCGCCGTCGTCACCGGTCCGAAGAAATCGCCCTTACCACTCTCATCGAGCCCTGCGTGCGACTCAAACCAGTCCGGGTGATTCACCTCATCGTAGCCCAGTTTCGGCGCGCCCGTCACTTCGGCCTCGATCGTATCGCGCACAAAATCCTCCGTCCCTTTCCCAGCGATCACGACCTTGCCGCTCGTGTAAGCCGTCACGTTCACCTTTGCCTGCTCGCCCTTGAAGGCGAACCGCGTGTAAGCCACCTCCGCCTGCTCCCAATGCCGTGCCGCGCAGATCGCGCGCAATTTCTCCATCTGAGCATCGTCCAATTTGACGGTGTACGACGAAAGCTTCTTCGGCTGATCGGATTCAAAGTCCGTCTTCTTAGGCATCGCGCCACAGGCCACATTTTTTTCCAAAAGACACGCCCGTTTTCCCGACGATTTTTGAAGCCTCAACGAAACGAAGTCGCCAAGTTCAGAGCCAGAAACTCCCAACATAATTTGATTCCGATAAGCCCCGTCGGATTTATGGGCCCAGTCTCTCCTGGTGCTTTCCAATCTCGCTAATCCCGTCCCAAAAAAATCAGCTCCGAAATCCCGTCCTCATCCTTCCGAATCTGTGGTTAAAAACCTCCGCTCTCCGACCTCATAGTCACTCCCCAAAAACGTTCCCAAATTTCCGTCTTCATCCTCCGTGCCCTCTGTGCCTCTGTGGTTTCAACAAATCTACGTCCTCCGTTTCCAGCCTTCCTGATTTCCACACCCAGTTCCGTGGCTTCCATTCCTTCCACAGCGACCAACGCCAAACACCTCATCGCCGCCCGCGACGCCTTCCAGCGCGCGCTCCTCGACTGGTACCGCGTCCATCACCGCAAGCTCCCCTGGCGCGACGCTCCCTCCGTCTACAAGACCATCGTCTCCGAGCTCATGCTCCAGCAGACGCAGGTGAAAACCGTCCTCCCCTACTTCGCCCGCTGGCTCGCCGAGCTCCCCGACTTCGTCGCCCTCGCCGCCGCCCCCGAAGCCCGCGTCCTCAAACTCTGGGAAGGCCTCGGCTACTACTCCCGCGCGCGCAATCTCCACAAACTCGCCAAAACCATCGCCGCTCTCCCCGCCGTCCCGCGCACGCCCTCCGAGTGGCGCGAACTCCCCGGCGTCGGCCCCTACACCGCCGCCGCCGTCACCAGCATCTCCTTCGGAGCCCACGCCGCCGTCGTCGACGGCAACGTCGTCCGTATCCTCGCCCGCCTGACGGCCGACGCCACGGAATTCAAAGACAACTCCACCGCCGTCAAAACCGTCACCCCGCTGGCCGACGCCCTCCTCAACCGCGACCACCCCGGCGACCACAACCAAGCCATGATGGAACTCGGCGCCACCATCTGCCAGCGCCACAACCCGCTCTGCACCGTCTGCCCCGTCTTCGCTTTCTGCGCCGGACAAAAATCGGGCGACCCCGAAAACTTCCCTCGCCTCGCCCAAAAGAAAATCGAGCACCTCGCCATCACCCGCGCGTGGATACTCCACGATGGCAAACTCCTCCTGCACCGCGCCGCCGAAGGCGCGAAACGCTTCGCCAATATGCACGAGCTCCCCTCCCACGCCGACCTCGGCCTCGACGAAGCCACGCTGCTCGCCACCCCGCTCCTCGCTCGGAAAAAACGCGGCATCACCCGCTACCAGATCAGCGAATCAATCCACGCCTTCGCGCCCGACGTCGCCACCCGCCGCCGCCTCAAAAAAAATCTCGCACTCCACTGGGTTCCCATCGCCGACCTCGAAACCATCACCCTCTCCGGCCCCCACCGCCGCTGGGTGACCGAGCTCCTCGCCAAATTCCCCCATTAAAATTCCGGCCGTGGGGCCTCACCTCGCGTGAGGCCTTTCCCCTCCACTATCTCAACTCAGCGCAAACACGGGGGGCTCGGCCCCGCACAAACAAACCGTCCGCTGGCGATTGGCGTGGTGAAGATGCAGTGCCTCGTTTTCACAGGGGAGAAAGATTAGAGCCCAACGCTTGCCCCGCGTCACCACCCACACCAGCCCCACCAACACTCTCCTACCAACCGCCCCTCACGCCTCCTTCGCGTCGTTGCGCACTCGCGCTTCAACCTCAGTCGAAACCTTCACCGAGCGCCTCGGAATCTCTGATCTAGCCGGAACGCACGCTGCACACCTCGCAAGCCCCCCACGCCACGTTTTTCGAATCAAGGCAAAGCTCGCCTTGCAGACATGCCCGGTTTTTCTGACCAATTTCCACGCATGTCGCTGCCCGATCTCCTGCCCATCCGCCCCTTCACCAAACCCGTGAAAGGCGACGTGACTTTGCCCGGCTCGAAAAGCCTCACCAACCGCTCCCTCCTCCTCGCCGCCCTCTGCGACGGCCCCGTCACGCTCACCGGCGCGCTCTTCAGCGAAGACACGCAGCTCATGGCCACCGCGCTCACCCAGCTCGGCATCCCCGTCCGCACCGACGAAGCCAGTAAAACCATCCACGTCACCGGCTGCGGTGGAAAAATCCCCGCGCAACGCGCCGAAATCTTCGTCGGCCTCGCCGGCACCGCCGCACGCTTCCTCACCGCATTCTGCGCCGCGGCTCAAAGCGGCATCTACACCATCGACGGCGTCCCCCAGATGCGGAAACGCCCGATGAAAGGCCTCTTCGACGCCCTCGTCAGCCAGGGCGCCGAAATCAAATACCTCGGCCAGCCCGGTTTCTTCCCCGTCAAAATCCACGCCCACGGCTTGCGCGGCGGCCCCGTCGAAATCGACGCCACCGAGAGCAGCCAGATGCTCTCCGCCATGCTCATGGTCGCGCCGCTCGCCGCCAAGCCGCTCGAAATCAAACCCGTCGGCGGCGTCCGCGAGCCATTCGTCGAAATGACCGCCAGGCTGATGACCAGCTTCTCCGGCCTGACCGCTGATCGTCAGGCGGGCGGCACCTACAGCGCACCGGTGCTCTCACAAGGCGCGCGCTACCGCAATCCCGGCACCTACGCCATCGAGCCCGACGCCACCGCCTCCAGCTACTTCGCCGCGCTCCCGCTCGTCACCGGCGGCCAGATACAACTCTCCGGCCTTCGCGGTGTCGGCGCCGGTCTGCAAGGCGACACCCAGTTTCTCACCATCGCCGAAAAAGTCGGCGCAACCGTGCGCCTCGACCCCACCGGCAACCACACGCTCACGTCCTGGAGTTCCCCAGCCGCACGCTCCGGAGTGACGGCCAGTTTCAACACCTTCTCCGACACCTTCCTCACGCTTGCCGCGATTTCTCCGCTCCTCAGCGGCCCGACCAAAATCACCGGCATCGCCCACACGCGCAAACAAGAGACCGACCGCGTCGCCGGAATGGCCTGCGAACTCATCAAACTCGGCCAGCACGTGATCGAGACCGAGGACTCACTCGAAATCCACCCACGTCCGCTGAAGCGCGACGTCGAAATCGAGACCTACCACGACCACCGTTTCGCCATGAGCTTCGGCATCCTCGGCTGCCACGACCTCGATGGAAACGGCATCCCGTGGCTCTCCATCAAAGATCCCGCCTGCTGCGCAAAAACTTTCCCCCACTTCTTCGACGTCCTCGGCCAGCTCTGGACGCAATCCCACTCCGACTAAGCGCATGACCGACTCCCCTTTCATCATCGTCGCCATCGACGGCGGCGCCGCCTCCGGCAAATCCTCCACCTCGCGAGCTCTCAGCGAACGCTTCAACCTGCTGCACGTGGACACCGGCTCCTTCTACCGCGCCGTCACCGCCGAGTTGCTACGCCTAAAACTCCGCGCCGACGATCTGCCCGCCGTCCGCGCTGCCGTCTCCAATCTGAAATTCGGCACGCGCCTCAACGGCCGCAGCGCCCAGATGGAAATCAACGGCCGCGTCGTGGACTCCGAAGAAATCCGCAGCCCCGGCGTCAATGCCGAGGTCGCCCACTTCGCCGCCATCTCCGAAGTCCGCGCCGCTCTCCTCGACTATCAACGCGGTCAGACCACCACCGGCCGCAAACACACGTTCCGCGGCCTCGTCATGGAAGGCCGCGACATCGGCTCAAAGATTTTCCCCGACGCCGATTTCCGTTTCTTCCTCTTCGCCGATCCCGTCGCCCGCGCGAAACGCCGCGAACAAGAAGGCCGCGAAGACCAGGTCGCCAAACGCGACACGCTCGATCACCAGCGCCTTGTTGAAAGCGCCCAGGGCGCCGAGCTCATCGACAGCACTTACCTGACGCTCGAACAGGTCGTGGATAAAATCTCCGCGCAACTCGCCACCAAACTCACCGCCGCATGAGCTACAGTTTCCGCCAGGTCGAGATGACCCGCGTCTACGGCTTCTGCCATTACGTGTTCCGCGTGATCTTCGACATCGCCTTCCGCGGCGAAGTCGTCGGCCTGGAAAACCTGCCGAAGAACGGCGCGTTCATCATCGCGTCCAACCACGCCAGCCACCTCGACCCGCCAATCGTCGGCTCCCTGATCCCGAAGCAGGTCTGTTTCTTCGCGAGAAAAACACTTTGGAAAAAAGGCTTCGCCTCCTGGTGGCTCGACATCGTCGGCACTATCCCCGTCGACCGCGACGGCGGCTCCGACGTGAGCGCGATCAAGCGTGTCCTTCAAGCGCTCAAGAACGACAAAGTCATCATCCTCTTCCCCGAAGGCACGCGCTCACCTGACGGAAATCTTCAATCCGCCAAACCCGGCGTCGGCCTCCTCGCCTGCCGGACGGCCGTACCTGTCGTGCCCGCCCGCATCTTCGGCTCATTCGACGCCTTCGGCCGCGACGGCAAAGTCCACATCCCGACTCCCGTTACCGTCGTTTACGGGAAGCCGATTTCTCCCGCCGACTACGACGATCCATCCGCAGGAAAAGAACGCTACCAACGCGCCAGCGAACGCATCATGACGCACATCGCCGCACTGAAAAAACCGGCGGAGACAGTCGTCTGATTCGCGAACAATCGCTGAAACACAAAGCCTCCTCCGACGCCGAAAAAAAAGGCCACCGATCACTCGGTGGCCTTTTGTGTGAACTAATTTTCAGCAAGAACTCAGAGCAGATCCGCTGCTAGTTCAGCGAGCTTGGAGCGCTCGCCCTTCATCAGCGTGATATGCGCGGCGAGTGACTGGCCCTTCATGCGGTTGTAGCAATAGACGAGGCCGTTGCTGCGCGAATCGACGTACGGATTGTCGATCTGCGCAGGATCACCGATGAGTACGATCTTCGAGCCTTCGGAAATACGCGTGATGATCGTCTTCACTTCATGCGGCGTCAGTTGCTGTGCTTCATCGAGGATGAAGAACCGGCGCGCAATCGAGCGACCGCGGATGAATGCGAGTGCTTCGATCTCAACGAGCCCGCTCTTGATGAGTTTCTCATAGGGCTTGATCGGCTGCCCACCATTCCCGTTGCCATGATGATGATTCGAATGAACCGCCGGAGCCGGCGCGGCCTGAAGAGCGGCGTCTTCGTACTGTTTCTTCTTATGCTTCTTCGAAACCTTCTTCGCGGCGAACTGCGGCTCTTTCTGAGGCTTCGACGGCAGCATGACTTCCAGCGCATCGAAATACGGCTGGAGCCACGGCTTCATCTTTTCCTCGAGAGTGCCAGGGAGAAAACCGATGTCCTTACCCAGGGCGATCACCGGCCTGGAAATCGAAAGGCCGTCGTAGTGCGAATGATCGTCGTGCGTCTGATGCAGCGCGCACGCGATCGAGATCAGCGTCTTGCCCGTGCCGGCTTTTCCGAAGCACGTCACCATCGACAACGACTCGTCGAGCAGCGCATCCATGAAGAACTGCTGCTCAAGATTGCGCGGCCGGATCGGAATACCGCCGGGCGCTTTCACGAAGTCAGGAATTTTCAGACGGCGCACAGATCCGTTTCCATAGAAACGGGCGGGCATCGTCTTTCCTTCATTCGAACGCAGGAGGATGTACTCGTTTAAGAAAAGGTCTTTGCCGACATCAGGACCGAGATCGAATTCACCCTCCGAGCAAAAGCGCTGGAGTTCATAAATCGTGACCGGGATCTCGCGGTAGGACGTCTCTTCGACGGCCTCGGGCACCTTGTCGTTGAGATAGTCCTCTGACTCGAGACCGACCGCGCGCGCTTTAAGCTGCACGTTGACGTCCTTGGTCACGAGGATCGTCGGCGGATCGTACTGCTCCTGCACGAAAAGCGCGCACGCGATGATCCGGTTATCCTTTTTCGAGAAATCCGGGAGCACCGCGCGGAAGCGCTGCATCGCCGGAGAATCGAATTTTTGATCAACCAGATACCGGTTAATAATCACCGAGAGCGTGCCGCCGTTAGGCAGCTTGACGCCTTCGAGCATCGTCCGGGAATCGGGCAGTAACTCCTGAAGGATTCGATGCACCCGGCGCGCATTGCGGCCGCGCTCGGTGGATTGTTCAGTCTTGATGGCGTCCAGCTCTTCCAAGACCTCGACTGGGATGGCGAGGTTGTTGTCCTCAAACTTGAAGATCGACTGTGGATCGTGAAGTAGGACGTTTGTGTCCAAAACGAAGGTTTTCACCTTCGCGGACACCTTGAGCTGTGTTTTGGGGTCTGTGACCCTGCTCAGAATTTCCATCTGTGGATAACGTGTGAAGAAGTCAGCACAGGGTGTGCCGCCTGTCGATTCGTGACTGCAAGAAAACGGCGGAAAGTTGCCTCAGCGTTGCAACAGCCGATGTGAACATCCGCTCGAAATTATCTGTGCCGCGTGTCGCTCGCTTTGGGCAAAAAAAGAGGGCGGACCGTCTACCCCTAGACGATCCGCCCATTGCTTTCTTGGTTACCCCAAATCTCCCGCTAAGCGGGAGAAAGTTTTTTAAGCGATCTGCATACATATGACGCGGCGCCTTTCGAAAAGTTTCAAAAAAGATATCGGTCTTTCTGCTGAGAACTTGAGGCTCGAAACAGAGTACACGGCAAAAGCCACATATTCGCCATTAGTCAGAGTCAGAGTCAGAGTCAGAGTCAGAGTCAGAGTCAGACAAAACTAAAACTCTCAACTCGGGAGCGAAACGCTCCTCTCACGAGGCCCTGACTACGCAGTTTGCGCCAGCAGCACGCTCACCTTGGTAAATAAATCCCGGATGCTGAAAGGCTTCCCAAGAAAATCGACGCTCTTCTTCTCAAAAATTCCGTGAACGACGACATCGTCGGCATATCCGGACATCACGAGAATTTTAATCTCGGGCCGCTTCGCCAGGATTTTACCCGCGAGTTCCATCCCATCCACATCAGGCATCACCAAGTCAATGATGACCAAATCCACGACATCGCCTTTCTTGGAATCGAGAAAGGCCATCGCGTTAGTCCCGCGATTATAGGTCATCACATTAAAACCACGCGTGGACAGCGCTTCTTTAACGAGCGTCAAAGCCTGTTCGTTGTCATCAACTACCAGGATGGTTTTGTTCTCTTTGGGTTTCACGTTTGAGGGATGACTGACCAGCAGGATGAAGACTTTGAAAAAGACGAAGCTTAACCAAGGTCTGGCGGATCGCCTTGATGATATCGGCAGGATCCTTGGT from Nibricoccus aquaticus includes:
- the aroA gene encoding 3-phosphoshikimate 1-carboxyvinyltransferase, which produces MSLPDLLPIRPFTKPVKGDVTLPGSKSLTNRSLLLAALCDGPVTLTGALFSEDTQLMATALTQLGIPVRTDEASKTIHVTGCGGKIPAQRAEIFVGLAGTAARFLTAFCAAAQSGIYTIDGVPQMRKRPMKGLFDALVSQGAEIKYLGQPGFFPVKIHAHGLRGGPVEIDATESSQMLSAMLMVAPLAAKPLEIKPVGGVREPFVEMTARLMTSFSGLTADRQAGGTYSAPVLSQGARYRNPGTYAIEPDATASSYFAALPLVTGGQIQLSGLRGVGAGLQGDTQFLTIAEKVGATVRLDPTGNHTLTSWSSPAARSGVTASFNTFSDTFLTLAAISPLLSGPTKITGIAHTRKQETDRVAGMACELIKLGQHVIETEDSLEIHPRPLKRDVEIETYHDHRFAMSFGILGCHDLDGNGIPWLSIKDPACCAKTFPHFFDVLGQLWTQSHSD
- a CDS encoding lysophospholipid acyltransferase family protein — translated: MSYSFRQVEMTRVYGFCHYVFRVIFDIAFRGEVVGLENLPKNGAFIIASNHASHLDPPIVGSLIPKQVCFFARKTLWKKGFASWWLDIVGTIPVDRDGGSDVSAIKRVLQALKNDKVIILFPEGTRSPDGNLQSAKPGVGLLACRTAVPVVPARIFGSFDAFGRDGKVHIPTPVTVVYGKPISPADYDDPSAGKERYQRASERIMTHIAALKKPAETVV
- the rnhC gene encoding ribonuclease HIII, whose translation is MPKKTDFESDQPKKLSSYTVKLDDAQMEKLRAICAARHWEQAEVAYTRFAFKGEQAKVNVTAYTSGKVVIAGKGTEDFVRDTIEAEVTGAPKLGYDEVNHPDWFESHAGLDESGKGDFFGPVTTATVIADRDAVESWLAAGVKDSKKISEGQIFKLEDVIRNTRGVVVETFSWEYMTKYNELMLRPGANLNRLLAWQHAKGLLAALDRKAVSWGLLDQFTEQPLVQKELAKKELKNFELKMRTKAEEDPVVAAASVCARAEYVRQMVKLSRKFGANLQKGAGPLVKDQARGIIEKFGAKSLGEFAKLHFRTAYEVVSEMGKLDELPLKPPPPKMEW
- a CDS encoding (d)CMP kinase, which gives rise to MTDSPFIIVAIDGGAASGKSSTSRALSERFNLLHVDTGSFYRAVTAELLRLKLRADDLPAVRAAVSNLKFGTRLNGRSAQMEINGRVVDSEEIRSPGVNAEVAHFAAISEVRAALLDYQRGQTTTGRKHTFRGLVMEGRDIGSKIFPDADFRFFLFADPVARAKRREQEGREDQVAKRDTLDHQRLVESAQGAELIDSTYLTLEQVVDKISAQLATKLTAA
- a CDS encoding A/G-specific adenine glycosylase; this translates as MASIPSTATNAKHLIAARDAFQRALLDWYRVHHRKLPWRDAPSVYKTIVSELMLQQTQVKTVLPYFARWLAELPDFVALAAAPEARVLKLWEGLGYYSRARNLHKLAKTIAALPAVPRTPSEWRELPGVGPYTAAAVTSISFGAHAAVVDGNVVRILARLTADATEFKDNSTAVKTVTPLADALLNRDHPGDHNQAMMELGATICQRHNPLCTVCPVFAFCAGQKSGDPENFPRLAQKKIEHLAITRAWILHDGKLLLHRAAEGAKRFANMHELPSHADLGLDEATLLATPLLARKKRGITRYQISESIHAFAPDVATRRRLKKNLALHWVPIADLETITLSGPHRRWVTELLAKFPH
- a CDS encoding PhoH family protein, with product MEILSRVTDPKTQLKVSAKVKTFVLDTNVLLHDPQSIFKFEDNNLAIPVEVLEELDAIKTEQSTERGRNARRVHRILQELLPDSRTMLEGVKLPNGGTLSVIINRYLVDQKFDSPAMQRFRAVLPDFSKKDNRIIACALFVQEQYDPPTILVTKDVNVQLKARAVGLESEDYLNDKVPEAVEETSYREIPVTIYELQRFCSEGEFDLGPDVGKDLFLNEYILLRSNEGKTMPARFYGNGSVRRLKIPDFVKAPGGIPIRPRNLEQQFFMDALLDESLSMVTCFGKAGTGKTLISIACALHQTHDDHSHYDGLSISRPVIALGKDIGFLPGTLEEKMKPWLQPYFDALEVMLPSKPQKEPQFAAKKVSKKHKKKQYEDAALQAAPAPAVHSNHHHGNGNGGQPIKPYEKLIKSGLVEIEALAFIRGRSIARRFFILDEAQQLTPHEVKTIITRISEGSKIVLIGDPAQIDNPYVDSRSNGLVYCYNRMKGQSLAAHITLMKGERSKLAELAADLL
- a CDS encoding response regulator, giving the protein MKPKENKTILVVDDNEQALTLVKEALSTRGFNVMTYNRGTNAMAFLDSKKGDVVDLVIIDLVMPDVDGMELAGKILAKRPEIKILVMSGYADDVVVHGIFEKKSVDFLGKPFSIRDLFTKVSVLLAQTA